The Proteus vulgaris genome has a segment encoding these proteins:
- a CDS encoding C4-dicarboxylate anaerobic carrier: MKLKKFAFPTAFTILFAITVIVVGLTWIIPAGEYQRLSYNSTEPSLVVAKIDGSHEVLPATQATLNDLNVSIEIEKFTDGTIKKPIAIPGTYERVAQQPKGIMDITESMVKGTIEGADVIVFILVLGGLIGVVNKTGAFNAGLTALANRTKGKEFLVVFGVTIILSIGGTSCGIEEEAVAFYPILVPIFLILGYDAIVCVGAIFLASSMGAGFSTVNPFSVVIASNASGISFIEGIGFRTIGLVIGTIGVLVYLYWYCKKIKKDPAFSYNYENAESFKQRFLSNYDPNEILEFSWRRKVILCLFVAAFPIMVWGVMDMGWWFPQMAALFLAIAIIIIFLSRLKEKTAIDGFIHGASELVGVSLIIGLARGVNLVMEQGKIADTILEFMSHMVAGMPPSLFLLAQLVVFICLGFIVPSSSGLAVLAMPIMAPLADAVGVPRYMVVSAYNWGQYIMLFLAPTGLVLATLQMLDISYNKWLKFIMPMVIFMFVLSAILLLIQVALL; the protein is encoded by the coding sequence ATGAAACTTAAAAAGTTTGCGTTTCCGACCGCATTTACTATTTTATTTGCAATTACAGTAATTGTGGTTGGCTTAACGTGGATTATTCCGGCTGGCGAATATCAACGCTTAAGTTATAACTCAACAGAGCCATCATTAGTGGTTGCGAAAATAGATGGTTCTCATGAAGTGTTACCTGCAACTCAAGCCACATTAAATGATTTAAATGTCTCTATTGAGATTGAGAAATTCACGGATGGGACAATTAAAAAACCGATAGCGATACCCGGAACCTATGAACGTGTAGCACAGCAACCCAAAGGGATAATGGATATTACTGAAAGTATGGTGAAAGGGACGATAGAGGGGGCTGATGTTATTGTTTTTATTCTTGTATTGGGGGGGCTTATTGGTGTTGTTAATAAAACAGGGGCATTTAATGCGGGTTTAACAGCACTGGCAAATCGAACTAAAGGGAAAGAGTTTTTAGTGGTGTTTGGTGTCACCATTATATTATCCATTGGTGGGACAAGTTGTGGTATTGAAGAAGAAGCTGTGGCTTTCTATCCTATATTAGTCCCCATATTCTTAATACTGGGTTATGACGCTATTGTGTGTGTTGGGGCTATTTTCCTTGCTTCTTCAATGGGAGCTGGATTTTCAACGGTAAATCCATTTTCAGTGGTGATTGCCTCAAATGCATCAGGTATAAGTTTTATTGAAGGGATCGGCTTTCGTACTATTGGGTTAGTCATTGGTACGATTGGTGTTTTGGTTTATTTATATTGGTATTGCAAGAAGATCAAAAAAGATCCGGCTTTCTCTTATAACTATGAAAATGCCGAGAGTTTTAAACAGCGCTTTTTAAGTAATTACGATCCTAATGAGATATTAGAATTTTCGTGGCGTCGTAAAGTGATCCTCTGCTTATTTGTTGCTGCTTTTCCTATTATGGTTTGGGGCGTTATGGATATGGGCTGGTGGTTCCCACAAATGGCGGCTCTTTTCCTTGCTATCGCTATCATCATAATTTTCCTTTCTAGATTAAAAGAGAAAACAGCCATTGATGGATTTATTCATGGGGCATCTGAACTCGTTGGTGTTTCATTAATTATTGGTTTAGCGCGCGGTGTTAACCTTGTAATGGAACAAGGTAAAATTGCCGATACTATCCTTGAGTTTATGTCTCATATGGTTGCAGGAATGCCACCAAGCTTATTTTTATTAGCACAACTCGTCGTCTTTATTTGTTTAGGTTTTATTGTTCCTTCTTCTTCAGGTCTTGCGGTTTTAGCGATGCCAATCATGGCGCCATTAGCTGATGCTGTAGGTGTTCCTCGTTATATGGTGGTATCTGCATATAATTGGGGACAATATATTATGTTGTTTTTAGCACCGACAGGTTTAGTACTAGCGACATTACAAATGTTAGATATTTCCTATAACAAATGGTTAAAATTTATTATGCCGATGGTGATATTTATGTTTGTTCTTTCGGCCATATTATTACTTATTCAAGTCGCCCTTTTATAA
- the czcD_1 gene encoding cation efflux protein produces the protein MLIIALIGFVVNLISMKLLTSTKDESLNVKGAYLEVWADMLGSIGVIIGAVIIWLTGWEFVDSIIAVLIGFMVFPRTWILLKECLNILLEGVPRGVDLIQVTETINNTPDVVSSHDLHLWALTQSKLILSGHIVYQPNADHEELRIRLEQQLREQFRINHITLQMECEDRQHLEKNHH, from the coding sequence ATGCTTATTATTGCGTTAATAGGCTTTGTTGTTAACCTGATTTCAATGAAGTTACTCACCAGCACAAAGGATGAAAGCCTTAATGTAAAAGGGGCTTATTTAGAAGTATGGGCGGATATGTTGGGCTCAATAGGAGTAATTATTGGTGCAGTCATTATTTGGTTGACGGGTTGGGAATTCGTTGACTCTATTATTGCGGTGCTAATCGGTTTTATGGTTTTTCCACGAACGTGGATATTACTTAAAGAATGTCTGAATATTTTACTTGAGGGCGTACCTCGCGGTGTTGATCTTATTCAGGTTACTGAAACAATTAATAATACTCCAGATGTCGTAAGTTCTCATGATTTGCATTTATGGGCACTCACACAAAGTAAACTGATTTTAAGTGGGCATATTGTTTATCAGCCAAATGCTGACCATGAAGAATTAAGAATTCGACTCGAACAACAACTTCGTGAACAATTTCGTATTAACCATATTACGTTACAGATGGAATGTGAAGATAGACAACATCTTGAAAAAAATCATCACTGA
- the czcD_2 gene encoding cation efflux protein — MSGNHEHADVKALPESRLLIAFGLTSLFMLVEFIGGYLTGSLALISDAMHMMTDAFALLLALIAIHAGRKAADVFRTYGYARFEILAATMNALILMAVAFYILYEAYKRLSSPPDI; from the coding sequence ATGAGTGGAAATCATGAACATGCCGATGTAAAAGCACTACCTGAGTCACGGTTATTAATTGCATTCGGCTTAACGTCATTATTTATGCTAGTCGAATTTATTGGCGGTTATTTAACGGGTAGTTTGGCATTAATTTCCGATGCCATGCATATGATGACCGATGCTTTCGCACTTTTACTTGCTCTGATTGCTATTCATGCCGGCAGAAAAGCCGCTGATGTTTTTAGAACTTATGGTTATGCACGCTTTGAAATATTAGCAGCAACTATGAACGCACTTATTTTAATGGCGGTTGCTTTCTATATTTTATATGAAGCCTATAAACGCTTATCTTCACCTCCTGATATTTAA
- the ilvB gene encoding acetolactate synthase catalytic subunit encodes MGAQQENATISKTFTGAQLIVYLLERQGITTVAGIPGGAALPLYDALSQSKSIRHILTRHEQGAGFIAQGIARANGKPAVCIASSGPGATNLVTAIADAKLDSIPLVCITGQVSSAMIGTDAFQEVDTYGMSIPITKHNYLVRDIAELPEIICDAFRLAMSGRPGPVWVDVPKDIQQATITLETLPPIPQKDPVPIFNTDLVIQAAQMINQAKKPVLYLGGGIISSEACKEAIELAEKNNLPTTMTLMGLGLMPPSHPLYLGMLGMHATRSTNFILEEADLLIVLGARFDDRAIGKAEKFCPNAKIIHVDIDRAEISKIKRPDIAIHADAKSVLSLLLPLININKRNEWIESVTTLKQEYPLEMKNAENILSGYGIVLAAANCVDDDAIITTDVGQHQMWVAQAYPLNRPRQWLTSGGLGTMGFGLPAAIGAALAEPNKKILCFSGDGSIMMNIQELATAAEHQLDIKIILINNQALGLVHQQQTLFFEERIYAAAYPYQTDFIRIAQGFGLDTCDLNQEADPASALQAAIEKPGPCLIHVMIDIHEKVFPMVPPGAANIEMIGA; translated from the coding sequence ATGGGTGCTCAACAAGAAAACGCCACAATAAGTAAAACGTTTACTGGCGCACAATTAATTGTTTATTTACTGGAACGGCAAGGTATCACGACAGTTGCAGGGATCCCCGGTGGTGCGGCGCTTCCTTTGTATGATGCATTGAGCCAAAGTAAATCTATTCGACATATTTTAACTCGCCATGAACAAGGTGCGGGTTTTATTGCACAAGGTATTGCACGTGCCAATGGCAAACCTGCTGTGTGTATCGCTTCAAGCGGGCCGGGTGCGACAAATTTAGTGACTGCAATCGCAGATGCGAAGCTTGATTCCATTCCTTTAGTTTGTATTACAGGCCAGGTATCTTCAGCAATGATTGGAACAGATGCATTCCAAGAAGTTGATACCTATGGCATGTCTATTCCGATTACGAAGCATAACTATTTAGTTCGTGATATTGCTGAGTTACCTGAAATTATTTGTGATGCGTTTCGTTTAGCGATGTCAGGAAGACCTGGTCCTGTTTGGGTTGACGTACCAAAAGATATCCAACAAGCCACTATTACGCTAGAAACATTACCGCCTATTCCACAAAAAGATCCTGTACCCATATTTAATACTGATTTAGTAATACAAGCGGCACAAATGATTAATCAGGCTAAAAAACCTGTTTTATATTTAGGCGGTGGGATAATTAGTTCTGAAGCCTGTAAAGAGGCGATTGAATTAGCAGAAAAAAATAATCTGCCTACGACGATGACTTTAATGGGATTAGGATTAATGCCACCTTCACACCCACTGTATTTGGGGATGTTGGGTATGCATGCGACTCGTAGCACCAATTTTATTTTAGAAGAAGCGGATTTGTTGATTGTATTAGGGGCGAGATTTGACGATCGTGCAATTGGCAAAGCAGAGAAATTTTGCCCTAATGCTAAAATTATTCATGTTGATATTGATCGCGCTGAAATTAGTAAGATCAAACGCCCTGATATTGCGATCCACGCTGATGCGAAATCAGTGTTATCACTGTTATTACCATTGATTAATATAAATAAACGTAATGAATGGATAGAGAGTGTTACGACACTGAAACAAGAATATCCTTTAGAGATGAAAAATGCTGAAAATATCCTGAGTGGTTATGGCATTGTATTAGCCGCGGCAAACTGTGTTGATGATGATGCGATTATTACAACAGACGTTGGGCAACATCAGATGTGGGTAGCGCAAGCTTATCCGTTAAATCGACCTCGACAATGGTTAACGTCAGGTGGATTAGGCACGATGGGTTTTGGTTTACCTGCTGCAATTGGTGCCGCGTTAGCTGAGCCGAATAAGAAAATCCTCTGCTTTTCGGGGGATGGCAGTATTATGATGAATATTCAAGAGCTTGCCACCGCGGCTGAACACCAATTAGATATCAAAATTATTTTGATTAATAATCAGGCGCTGGGTTTAGTGCATCAGCAACAAACACTCTTTTTTGAAGAGCGCATTTATGCTGCCGCTTACCCTTATCAAACAGATTTTATCCGTATTGCACAAGGTTTTGGTTTAGATACCTGTGACTTAAATCAGGAAGCTGATCCCGCCAGTGCATTGCAAGCCGCTATTGAAAAGCCAGGCCCTTGCTTAATTCACGTTATGATTGATATCCATGAAAAAGTATTTCCGATGGTTCCACCTGGGGCTGCAAATATTGAGATGATAGGAGCTTAA
- the ilvN gene encoding acetolactate synthase isozyme I small subunit, which yields MSNQSQPIALELIVRNHPGVMTHICGLFARRAFNVDGILCLPMKNSDKSRIWLLVQKDDRLMQMVSQVEKLEDVKEVRFSDDLRVFEQMESYLN from the coding sequence ATGTCAAACCAATCACAACCTATCGCGCTGGAATTGATTGTTCGCAACCATCCCGGTGTTATGACCCATATTTGTGGTCTATTTGCTCGTCGCGCATTTAACGTCGATGGTATTTTGTGTTTACCAATGAAAAATAGTGATAAAAGTCGTATTTGGCTATTAGTGCAAAAAGATGATCGTCTAATGCAGATGGTCAGCCAGGTAGAAAAGCTTGAAGATGTAAAAGAAGTTAGATTTAGCGATGATTTACGTGTTTTTGAACAAATGGAAAGTTATTTAAATTAA
- the arcC_2 gene encoding carbamate kinase, translated as MPKKVFIALGGNALGSTPLEQKQIVRKTAKPIVDLVEKGYQVIIGHGNGPQVGMINLAMDYASQQNIGTPYMPFAECGAMSQGYIGYHLQQAINDELCARHLNKKHGCATIVTQVIVDKNDPAFLSPTKPIGAFYTQQQAEAIQKEHGFYFMEDAGRGYRRVIPSPKPLEIVESPIIKQLVERNIVVITVGGGGIPVIRKGELLEGIDAVIDKDNSSAKLAVELKADILLILTAVDKVAINFNKPEQMNLDKLTLSQAQEYISQGQFAKGSMLPKVEACLNFLKESDKGVQAIITSLDNALSALEGKTGTTLISD; from the coding sequence ATGCCTAAGAAGGTATTTATTGCTTTAGGGGGAAATGCACTAGGTAGTACGCCACTAGAGCAAAAACAGATAGTGCGAAAAACCGCAAAGCCGATTGTAGATTTGGTTGAGAAAGGTTACCAAGTCATTATTGGTCACGGAAATGGTCCGCAAGTTGGGATGATCAATTTAGCTATGGATTATGCATCACAACAGAATATTGGCACACCTTATATGCCATTTGCTGAATGTGGTGCCATGAGCCAAGGCTATATTGGTTATCATTTACAACAGGCTATTAATGACGAATTATGTGCACGACATCTGAATAAAAAGCATGGTTGTGCAACTATTGTGACCCAAGTGATTGTTGATAAAAATGATCCTGCTTTTTTATCACCGACAAAGCCAATTGGTGCGTTTTATACTCAACAGCAAGCTGAGGCTATCCAAAAAGAGCACGGTTTTTATTTTATGGAAGATGCGGGGCGTGGATATCGTCGAGTTATTCCATCACCCAAACCGTTAGAAATTGTAGAATCACCCATTATTAAACAGCTAGTTGAACGCAATATTGTGGTGATCACGGTTGGCGGAGGTGGTATTCCCGTTATTCGAAAAGGAGAGTTATTAGAAGGTATTGATGCTGTTATTGATAAAGATAACTCTAGCGCTAAATTAGCTGTCGAATTAAAAGCAGATATTTTATTAATATTAACGGCTGTTGATAAAGTCGCTATTAATTTTAATAAACCAGAGCAAATGAATTTAGATAAATTAACCCTTTCTCAGGCTCAAGAATATATTTCTCAAGGGCAATTTGCTAAAGGAAGTATGTTACCTAAAGTCGAGGCTTGTCTTAATTTTCTAAAGGAGAGTGATAAAGGTGTACAAGCGATTATTACTTCTTTAGATAATGCATTATCTGCTTTAGAAGGAAAAACAGGTACAACACTTATTTCTGATTAA